Proteins from one Zetaproteobacteria bacterium genomic window:
- the cas2 gene encoding CRISPR-associated endonuclease Cas2: protein MPLNRRIPCLICYDIADPKRLARLHRKLAREAVMVQYSVYYCELTAAAIERIKEMIAGIIDPGADDVRIYTLPERFDLALIGQPANDSLPVLRRRANLRKVEDGPCP, encoded by the coding sequence ATCCCCTGCCTGATCTGTTACGACATCGCCGATCCGAAGCGGCTGGCGCGGCTGCATCGCAAACTGGCCCGGGAGGCGGTGATGGTGCAGTACTCGGTCTACTACTGCGAGCTGACCGCCGCCGCCATCGAGCGGATCAAGGAGATGATCGCCGGGATTATCGATCCCGGCGCGGATGATGTGCGCATCTATACCCTGCCGGAGCGCTTTGACCTTGCGCTGATCGGCCAGCCGGCCAACGACAGTTTGCCCGTGCTCAGGCGGCGTGCTAACCTGCGCAAGGTGGAGGATGGCCCTTGCCCGTGA